TTGCGACGGCGGCGACGACGAACAGCAGTGCTGTGGCAGGTTCCATCAGTGGACAAAAAGACGATGTGTTGGGTGGCGATGTTCGGACACGATGCTAGTCGGCGCCCGTCGCGGCCGCCTCGGACGCGGCTCGCTGGCTTCGCCAGCGGCCCTGCAGGTAGGAGCCGACGAACATGCCGGCGAGCGCCCACAGGATGGAGACGTTGCCGACGCCGAGGCTGGCGTAGGCGGCTCCGGGACAGATCCCCGAAAGGCCCCAGCCGACGCCGAAGATCGCCCCGCCGATCAGGACGTTCCGGTCGAAGGGTTTCAGCCGGCGTTCGTACCGGTCGCCGGTCAACGGCGCGCTGTCTCGAATTCGGGGCATCACGGCGAAGGCGACCCCGGAGACGATTGCCGCGCCGAACATGACGAACAGCAGTCCGAAGTCCTCGAACTGCAGGAAGTTCAACACGACTTCCGGGCGCGCCATCTGGCTGAATCCGAGCCCGAACCCGAAGATCAGGCCGCCGACGAGGATCAGCGGCATGAACAGGGGATGGCGATCCGCCATTACGGACTCACCCCCAGTGCCGCGACGATCTGACCGGTCACGATCGCGACTGTCAGGAACGTCACGACGCCGACGATCGAGGTCTTCGACGCCGAGCCGACGCCGCAGACGCCGTGGCCCGACGTACACCCTTTGCCGATTCGGGTGCCGATCCCGACGAATACGCCGCCGACCAGCAGCCGCCAGGCCTGCACGTCGGTCGACCAGAGCGTCACGCCGCCGACCTCGTACAGTTCGCCGGTCGTCCCGGGCTGGTAGAGTGAGGTCGTGACCACTCCGGACTGGACCGTCGCCGCGAACGCCAGCCCGCCCAGGATGATCCCGAGTGTAAATACGACCCGCCAGTCACGCGACGAGACGTACTGCTGGAACCGGGACTGCTCGGAGACGTACGACAGCGTCGACTCGAGGAACGTACTCGCCCCGGCCGGGATGCCGGTCCCGATGTAGATCACGACCGCGCCGAGACCGACGAGTAACCCACCGACGGCGTAGCGGCTGATCCCGTTGGGGAACAGCTCAGCGGTCAGCTGGAGCGGGACTGGATCAGCTACCATTGGGGGTTAGTCACCGGCGAGCGACTCCTGGCTCGCGGCGCAGTTGTTCGGCCCGAGCTCGAGTTCGAAGGCTTCCTCGTCGTCGGCTTCCTGCTGGCCGAGGTTCGTCGGGATGATGTCCTCGTAGTTGGCCGGACGGGGCGGCATGTCCGAGAGGATCAGCTCGACGAACTCGTCTTCGTCCATCGTCAGGGCGTCCATCTCCGCGGTGAGCTGACCGATCGGTGCCGTGTACGTGCTGTCCGCTGCGGGCTCGGCGGCGTCGCTGAAGTGAGCGCCGCCGATGAGCGTGTCGTCGGGCAGGGTCAGCACGCGCTCCTGGAGCGACTCGTAGAGCTGCGCGGCCG
This genomic stretch from Natrinema salaciae harbors:
- a CDS encoding YeeE/YedE family protein, which gives rise to MADRHPLFMPLILVGGLIFGFGLGFSQMARPEVVLNFLQFEDFGLLFVMFGAAIVSGVAFAVMPRIRDSAPLTGDRYERRLKPFDRNVLIGGAIFGVGWGLSGICPGAAYASLGVGNVSILWALAGMFVGSYLQGRWRSQRAASEAAATGAD
- a CDS encoding YeeE/YedE family protein; protein product: MVADPVPLQLTAELFPNGISRYAVGGLLVGLGAVVIYIGTGIPAGASTFLESTLSYVSEQSRFQQYVSSRDWRVVFTLGIILGGLAFAATVQSGVVTTSLYQPGTTGELYEVGGVTLWSTDVQAWRLLVGGVFVGIGTRIGKGCTSGHGVCGVGSASKTSIVGVVTFLTVAIVTGQIVAALGVSP